In one window of Lepidochelys kempii isolate rLepKem1 chromosome 27, rLepKem1.hap2, whole genome shotgun sequence DNA:
- the JUP gene encoding junction plakoglobin isoform X2 codes for MEVMNMMEQPIKVTEWQQTYTYDSGIHSGVNTQVPSVSSKCIGDDEDLYAKQYTIKTTTYREAGGQGLGSAAAADMESQLAMTRAQRVRAAMYPETMEDRSLLMTTHIDGQQTNVQRLAEPSQMLKSAIVHLINYQDDAELATRAIPELTKLLNDEDPVVVSKAAMIVNQLSKKEASRRALMQSPQIVAAVVRAMQNTSDLDTARCTTSILHNLSHHREGLLAIFKSGGIPALVRMLSSPVESVLFYAITTLHNLLLYQEGAKMAVRLADGLQKMVPLLNKNNPKFLAITTDCLQLLAYGNQESKLIILANGGPQALVQIMRSYTYEKLLWTTSRVLKVLSVCPSNKPAIVEAGGMQALGKHLTSSSPRLVQNCLWTLRNLSDVATKQEGLDGVLKILVNQLSSDDVNVLTCATGTLSNLTCNNSKNKTLVTQSNGVEALIHTILRAGDKEDITEPAVCALRHLTSRHPEAEMAQNSVRLNYGIPAIVKLLNQPNQWPLVKATIGLIRNLALCPANHAPLQEAAVIPRLVQLLVKAHQDAQRHVAAGTQQPYTDGVKMEEIVEGCTGALHILARDPMNRMEIFRLNTIPLFVQLLYSPVENIQRVAAGVLCELAQDKEAADTIDAEGASAPLMELLHSRNEGTATYAAAVLFRISEDKNPDYRKRVSVELTNSLFKHDPAAWEAIWMLGIVCIRVMTPWT; via the exons ATGGAGGTGATGAACATGATGGAGCAGCCGATCAAGGTGACAGAGTGGCAGCAGACCTACACCTACGACTCGGGCATACACTCTGGGGTGAACACCCAGGTGCCGTCGGTCAGCAGCAAATGCATCGGGGATGATGAGGACCTCTACGCCAAGCAGTATACCATCAAGACAACCACCTACAGAGAGGCGGGGGGCCAGGGCCTGGGCTCAGCAGCAG cagcagacaTGGAGTCTCAGCTGGCCATGACACGGGCCCAGCGTGTCCGGGCTGCCATGTACCCAGAGACCATGGAGGACCGGTCCCTGCTTATGACCACTCACATTGATGGCCAGCAGACCAACGTACAGAGGCTGGCCGAGCCATCGCAGATGCTGAAATCTGCCATCGTGCACTTGATCAACTACCAGGACGATGCAGAGCTGGCCACGCGGGCCATCCCAGAGCTCACCAAGCTGCTGAATGACGAGGACCCG GTTGTGGTCAGCAAAGCGGCCATGATAGTGAACCAGCTGTCCAAGAAGGAGGCATCACGCCGCGCCCTGATGCAGTCCCCACAGATTGTGGCGGCCGTGGTGCGTGCCATGCAGAACACCAGCGACTTGGACACTGCCCGCTGCACCACCAGCATCCTGCACAACCTCTCGCACCACCGTGAGGGGCTGCTGGCCATCTTCAAATCGGGAGGCATCCCAGCTCTCGTGCGGATGCTCAG CTCCCCGGTCGAGTCGGTCTTGTTCTACGCAATCACCACCCTGCACAACCTGCTGCTGTACCAGGAAGGTGCCAAGATGGCGGTGCGCCTGGCTGATGGCCTGCAGAAGATGGTTCCCCTGCTGAACAAGAACAACCCGAAATTCCTCGCCATCACCACTGACTGCCTTCAGCTCCTAGCCTATGGGAACCAGGAGAGCAAG CTGATTATTTTGGCCAATGGGGGACCCCAAGCCCTGGTGCAGATCATGCGCAGCTACACCTACGAGAAACTGCTCTGGACCACCAGCCGGGTGCTCAAGGTCTTGTCTGTGTGTCCCAGCAACAAGCCTGCCATCGTGGAGGCTG GTGGCATGCAAGCTCTGGGGAAACATCTGACCAGCTCCAGCCCAAGGCTCGTACAGAACTGCCTGTGGACCTTGAGGAACCTCTCTGATGTGGCCACCAAGCAG GAGGGTCTGGATGGCGTCCTCAAGATCCTGGTCAACCAGCTGAGCTCAGACGACGTGAACGTGCTGACCTGCGCCACCGGCACCCTCTCCAACCTGACCTGCAACAACAGCAAAAACAAGACCCTGGTCACGCAGTCCAATGGGGTGGAAGCCCTGATCCACACCATTCTGAGAGCAGGCGACAAGGAGGACATCACTGAGCCGGCTGTCTGCGCCCTGCGGCACCTCACCAGCCGGCACCCAGAGGCAGAGATGGCCCAGAACTCGGTGCGGCTCAACTACGGCATCCCAGCGATCGTCAAGCTCCTCAACCAGCCCAACCAGTGGCCGCTGGTCAAG GCCACTATTGGTCTGATCCGCAACCTGGCCCTGTGCCCGGCTAACCACGCCCCACTGCAGGAGGCTGCCGTGATCCCTCGCCTGGTCCAGCTGCTGGTGAAGGCTCACCAAGATGCCCAGCGCCATGTGGCAGCTGGCACGCAGCAGCCGTACACA GATGGAGTGAAGATGGAGGAGATAGTGGAGGGGTGCACAGGAGCCCTGCATATTCTGGCCCGGGACCCAATGAACCGCATGGAGATCTTCCGACTCAACACGATTCCTCTCTTCGTGCAG CTGCTCTATTCCCCCGTGGAGAACATCCAGCGGGTggcagctggagtgctgtgtgaGCTGGCCCAGGACAAGGAAGCTGCTGACACGATTGATGCCGAGGGGGCCTCTGCTCCGCTGATGGAGCTGCTGCATTCCAGGAACGAAGGCACAG CCACCTACGCCGCAGCCGTGCTGTTCCGCATCTCTGAGGACAAAAACCCCGACTACAGGAAACGCGTCTCCGTTGAGCTCACCAACTCCCTCTTCAAACATGACCCTGCTGCCTGGGAAGCA ATATGGATGCTGGGTATCGTATGTATCCGGGTGATGACCCCTTGGACATAA
- the JUP gene encoding junction plakoglobin isoform X1, whose protein sequence is MEVMNMMEQPIKVTEWQQTYTYDSGIHSGVNTQVPSVSSKCIGDDEDLYAKQYTIKTTTYREAGGQGLGSAAAADMESQLAMTRAQRVRAAMYPETMEDRSLLMTTHIDGQQTNVQRLAEPSQMLKSAIVHLINYQDDAELATRAIPELTKLLNDEDPVVVSKAAMIVNQLSKKEASRRALMQSPQIVAAVVRAMQNTSDLDTARCTTSILHNLSHHREGLLAIFKSGGIPALVRMLSSPVESVLFYAITTLHNLLLYQEGAKMAVRLADGLQKMVPLLNKNNPKFLAITTDCLQLLAYGNQESKLIILANGGPQALVQIMRSYTYEKLLWTTSRVLKVLSVCPSNKPAIVEAGGMQALGKHLTSSSPRLVQNCLWTLRNLSDVATKQEGLDGVLKILVNQLSSDDVNVLTCATGTLSNLTCNNSKNKTLVTQSNGVEALIHTILRAGDKEDITEPAVCALRHLTSRHPEAEMAQNSVRLNYGIPAIVKLLNQPNQWPLVKATIGLIRNLALCPANHAPLQEAAVIPRLVQLLVKAHQDAQRHVAAGTQQPYTDGVKMEEIVEGCTGALHILARDPMNRMEIFRLNTIPLFVQLLYSPVENIQRVAAGVLCELAQDKEAADTIDAEGASAPLMELLHSRNEGTATYAAAVLFRISEDKNPDYRKRVSVELTNSLFKHDPAAWEAAQSMIPINEPYPEDMDAGYRMYPGDDPLDINMDMDGDYPMDTYSDGVRGHYPEHMLA, encoded by the exons ATGGAGGTGATGAACATGATGGAGCAGCCGATCAAGGTGACAGAGTGGCAGCAGACCTACACCTACGACTCGGGCATACACTCTGGGGTGAACACCCAGGTGCCGTCGGTCAGCAGCAAATGCATCGGGGATGATGAGGACCTCTACGCCAAGCAGTATACCATCAAGACAACCACCTACAGAGAGGCGGGGGGCCAGGGCCTGGGCTCAGCAGCAG cagcagacaTGGAGTCTCAGCTGGCCATGACACGGGCCCAGCGTGTCCGGGCTGCCATGTACCCAGAGACCATGGAGGACCGGTCCCTGCTTATGACCACTCACATTGATGGCCAGCAGACCAACGTACAGAGGCTGGCCGAGCCATCGCAGATGCTGAAATCTGCCATCGTGCACTTGATCAACTACCAGGACGATGCAGAGCTGGCCACGCGGGCCATCCCAGAGCTCACCAAGCTGCTGAATGACGAGGACCCG GTTGTGGTCAGCAAAGCGGCCATGATAGTGAACCAGCTGTCCAAGAAGGAGGCATCACGCCGCGCCCTGATGCAGTCCCCACAGATTGTGGCGGCCGTGGTGCGTGCCATGCAGAACACCAGCGACTTGGACACTGCCCGCTGCACCACCAGCATCCTGCACAACCTCTCGCACCACCGTGAGGGGCTGCTGGCCATCTTCAAATCGGGAGGCATCCCAGCTCTCGTGCGGATGCTCAG CTCCCCGGTCGAGTCGGTCTTGTTCTACGCAATCACCACCCTGCACAACCTGCTGCTGTACCAGGAAGGTGCCAAGATGGCGGTGCGCCTGGCTGATGGCCTGCAGAAGATGGTTCCCCTGCTGAACAAGAACAACCCGAAATTCCTCGCCATCACCACTGACTGCCTTCAGCTCCTAGCCTATGGGAACCAGGAGAGCAAG CTGATTATTTTGGCCAATGGGGGACCCCAAGCCCTGGTGCAGATCATGCGCAGCTACACCTACGAGAAACTGCTCTGGACCACCAGCCGGGTGCTCAAGGTCTTGTCTGTGTGTCCCAGCAACAAGCCTGCCATCGTGGAGGCTG GTGGCATGCAAGCTCTGGGGAAACATCTGACCAGCTCCAGCCCAAGGCTCGTACAGAACTGCCTGTGGACCTTGAGGAACCTCTCTGATGTGGCCACCAAGCAG GAGGGTCTGGATGGCGTCCTCAAGATCCTGGTCAACCAGCTGAGCTCAGACGACGTGAACGTGCTGACCTGCGCCACCGGCACCCTCTCCAACCTGACCTGCAACAACAGCAAAAACAAGACCCTGGTCACGCAGTCCAATGGGGTGGAAGCCCTGATCCACACCATTCTGAGAGCAGGCGACAAGGAGGACATCACTGAGCCGGCTGTCTGCGCCCTGCGGCACCTCACCAGCCGGCACCCAGAGGCAGAGATGGCCCAGAACTCGGTGCGGCTCAACTACGGCATCCCAGCGATCGTCAAGCTCCTCAACCAGCCCAACCAGTGGCCGCTGGTCAAG GCCACTATTGGTCTGATCCGCAACCTGGCCCTGTGCCCGGCTAACCACGCCCCACTGCAGGAGGCTGCCGTGATCCCTCGCCTGGTCCAGCTGCTGGTGAAGGCTCACCAAGATGCCCAGCGCCATGTGGCAGCTGGCACGCAGCAGCCGTACACA GATGGAGTGAAGATGGAGGAGATAGTGGAGGGGTGCACAGGAGCCCTGCATATTCTGGCCCGGGACCCAATGAACCGCATGGAGATCTTCCGACTCAACACGATTCCTCTCTTCGTGCAG CTGCTCTATTCCCCCGTGGAGAACATCCAGCGGGTggcagctggagtgctgtgtgaGCTGGCCCAGGACAAGGAAGCTGCTGACACGATTGATGCCGAGGGGGCCTCTGCTCCGCTGATGGAGCTGCTGCATTCCAGGAACGAAGGCACAG CCACCTACGCCGCAGCCGTGCTGTTCCGCATCTCTGAGGACAAAAACCCCGACTACAGGAAACGCGTCTCCGTTGAGCTCACCAACTCCCTCTTCAAACATGACCCTGCTGCCTGGGAAGCA GCGCAGAGCATGATCCCGATCAATGAGCCGTACCCGGAGG ATATGGATGCTGGGTATCGTATGTATCCGGGTGATGACCCCTTGGACATAAACATGGATATGGACGGAGACTACCCCATGGACACCTACAGTGATGGCGTCCGAGGTCACTACCCTGAACACATGCTCGCTTAA